From Rutidosis leptorrhynchoides isolate AG116_Rl617_1_P2 chromosome 3, CSIRO_AGI_Rlap_v1, whole genome shotgun sequence, a single genomic window includes:
- the LOC139899800 gene encoding zinc finger BED domain-containing protein RICESLEEPER 2-like, which produces MDAERTHGVSSEDGNTSNTQGDADNTQGMSTNESQHEKLNINQEDNGTRKRKLTSPAWEHFDRKIVNGELKAQCKHCRKFLTGKSTSGITHLLVHMEKCKAQNNRDIRQTVLSINQSSTSGHSNLSYNNFDKEKSTRDLAEMVILHEYPLVMVEHQGFRKFVNGLQPFFKVPCRNTLKKEILKIFEYEKTKTMRFIYVPSPHTAEVLADVLYETLCDWNIDRKISTKESEIVSFWTASAKRIEKFEEASCHLDIQSSKKLCLDCRTRWNSTYLMLNVAIIYKSVFRRLKTQDALYNTLPSEKDWELANIICKKLKVFYDVTLLFSGDKYPTANLFVKSIYEIKYALNQWSEDEEKIIRDMAMKMISKYDKYWNVIHGFMGVAAILDPRYKLNIMEYSFPRLYSNMEDVKAKIDVHKVFMYELFEHYQEDAYNNAGNHVNPMSNNKNTGSGGLFDDYSSYMAEDTTSGSIKLELDHYLEEKVCPPGMDLDILAWWKTNGVNTSGRLVSLHRSRLHPDTLEALMCAQSWLLAEIRATCCKESEAYCQTVNYDYDELMADAVVDG; this is translated from the exons ATGGATGCAGAAAGAACACATGGTGTTTCAAGTGAAGATGGTAACACTTCAAACACTCAAGGAGATGCTGATAACACTCAAGGTATGAGCACAAATGAATCACAACATGAAAAATTGAACATCAATCAAGAAGATAATGGTACGAGGAAAAGGAAGCTAACTTCACCTGCCTGGGaacattttgatagaaaaattgtgAATGGTGAACTTAAGGCACAATGTAAACATTGTCGTAAGTTTCTAACTGGAAAAAGCACAAGTGGGATAACGCATTTACTTGTTCACATGGAAAAATGTAAAGCGCAAAATAATAGGGATATTCGGCAGACGGTATTATCAATAAATCAAAGCTCCACGAGCGGACACTCTAATCTTTCGTACAATAACTTTGATAAAGAAAAGTCAACTAGAGATTTGGCAGAGATGGTGATTCTACACGAATATCCACTTGTTATGGTTGAACATCAAGGGTTTCGAAAGTTTGTGAATGGCCTTCAACCTTTTTTTAAGGTACCATGTCGAAATACCCTTAAAAAAGAGATATTGAAGATTTTTGAGTATGAAAAGACGAAAACAATGAG GTTTATTTATGTTCCATCTCCTCATACGGCTGAAGTTCTTGCTGATGTATTATATGAAACATTGTGTGATTGgaacatagataggaaaatatcaaca AAAGAATCGGAGATAGTGAGTTTTTGGACAGCTTCTGCTAAAAGAATAGAGAAGTTTGAGGAAGCATCGTGTCACTTAGATATTCAGTCATCAAAGAAGTTGTGCCTCGACTGTAGAACCCGTTGGAATTCGACATACTTGATGTTGAACGTTGCTATTATTTATAAGAGTGTTTTTAGACGTCTTAAGACTCAGGATGCTCTTTATAATACTTTGCCATCAGAGAAAGATTGGGAGCTAGCTAATATTATTTGCAAGAAGTTGAAGGTATTTTATGATGTGACACTGTTGTTTTCTGGTGATAAATATCCCACGGCAAATTTATTTGTCAAGTCTATATATGAAATTAAATATGCATTGAACCAATGGAGTGAAGACGAAGAGAAGATAATAAGGGACATGGCTATGAAGATGATTTCAAAGTATGATAAGTACTGGAATGTTATTCACGGGTTTATGGGAGTTGCGGCTATTTTAGATCCTCGTTATAAGTTGAACATTATGGAGTATTCTTTTCCGAGACTCTATAGTAATATGGAAGACGTAAAGGCTAAAATTGATGTACATAAGGTCTTTATGTATGAATTATTCGAACACTACCAAGAAGATGCATATAATAATGCAGGCAACCACGTTAACCCAATGTCAAATAATAAAAACACGGGATCAGGTGGGTTGTTTGATGATTATTCATCGTATATGGCGGAGGATACCACATCAG GAAGTATCAAATTGGAGCTTGACCATTACCTTGAAGAGAAAGTGTGTCCACCGGGAATGGATCTTGATATACTAGCTTGGTGGAAAACAAATGGCGTGAA CACAAGTGGCAGATTAGTGAGCCTCCATCGTAGTCGCCTTCATCCAGATACATTAGAAGCACTAATGTGTGCGCAAAGTTGGTTGTTAGCTGAAATAAGAG cCACATGTTGCAAGGAGTCTGAAGCGTATTGTCAAACGGTTAACTATGACTATGATGAGTTGATGGCTGATGCAGTAGTTGATGGTTGA